The genomic interval CCGGCATGCCCTCCGTCATGCATCCGCTGGTGCGCACCATGCCCTATGGCCGCAAGGCGCTCTATGTCGGCGGCCATGCCGTCGGCCTCGTCGGCTGGCCCGACGACGAAGCCCTGGCGCTGATCGACGAGCTCTACGCCTTCGCCACCCAGGACAGATTCATTTATGTCCACAAATGGCGCCAGGGCGACCTGGTGATCTGGGACAATCGCTGCACCCTGCACCGCGCGACGCCGCTCGAATCCGACACATACAAGCGCGACGTGCGGCGCACGACCGTCAACGAATACGGCCCGGAAACCTCGGCGGACGCCGCCGCCTGAGCGCGCAAGGAGTGGGCATGGAAAACCTCGAAGGGAAATGCGCCTTCGTCACCGGCGGCGCGAGCGGGCTCGGCCTCGGCATCGCCTGGGCGCTGCTCGAAGCCGGAATGAAGGTTGCGATCGCCGATTTCCGGAAAGACCATATCGAGACCGCGCTGGCGTTCTTCGAATCGATCCAGCGGGGCCGCGACGTCGTCGCGGTCGAGCTGGACGTCACCGACCGCCCTCAATTCGCGCGCGCCGCCGATCAGGCCTTCGCCGCGCTCGGCAAGGTGCATGTGCTGGTGAACAATGCCGGTGTCGGCATTCTCGGGCCGGTCACGACCGCGACCTTCGCCGATTGGGATTTCGGCATCGACGTCAATCTCGGCGGCGTCGTCAACGGCATCGCCACCTTCCTGCCGCGCATGATCGCCCAGGGCGAGGGCGGCCACATCGTCACCACCTCCTCGATCTCGGCGCTGACGCCCTCGCCGCGCGATTCGGTGATATACGCCACGACCAAGGCCGCAACCC from Rhizomicrobium sp. carries:
- a CDS encoding SDR family NAD(P)-dependent oxidoreductase; its protein translation is MENLEGKCAFVTGGASGLGLGIAWALLEAGMKVAIADFRKDHIETALAFFESIQRGRDVVAVELDVTDRPQFARAADQAFAALGKVHVLVNNAGVGILGPVTTATFADWDFGIDVNLGGVVNGIATFLPRMIAQGEGGHIVTTSSISALTPSPRDSVIYATTKAATLAMGEAMRDELADHKIGVSVLMPGPFKTNIREAGKNRPARYQTGSGYGAVEERLSRREDAPDWLEPIEAGRMVVAAIREDRLYVITHGEFKGWTESKFEDILAAFPPPRDPERAKAMGRRRPVRPA